In Candidatus Devosia phytovorans, the DNA window ACGGCTGGGGCTGATTGTTGGGCCAACGCCGGCCTTAGTTGTTGGCAATCAGGGCGCCCGCCGCAGCGCCGCCTGCGCCGCCGACGATCGCGCCGCCATAGCCGCCCAGAGCGCCGCCCACCAAGGCACCACCAGCGCCGCCGATGGCCGCGCCGCTGACCGTACGCTGGGTCGATGTGCAGGCCGAGAGGGTGAGGGCCGCCAGCATGACGACGGCAATCGGTGCGAACTTCTTCATTGTCTTCCTCTGTGTTGGTAACGCCCCGAAAGCCTACACGGGCCCGTGATCGAAATGGTTAAGGCCGCTGTGACGTCGGCACCGTCGAATGCGGCACACCTCAAACAAAGCAGTTTGCGCCCAAATACACTGCTCTCATCACGCGTCCGTGATGCAATTTCATGCATTCATTCGGAGTCCGAGTGATGCCAAGGCCACATGTGGGGCAATAATGTGGCGCGCCTGCCATTCTTTAGTGTGTTGAAGATTTATTGCCGATACTTCTCCGGTCGTTACCTTTTGGGGAATCTTTGCATATGAATAAGTTTGTACTTGCCGCTATTGCCGGCGTTCTTTCGACATCGACCGCTTTCTCCGCTGATCTGCTCATTCTCGATCAGCCCGCGGTCACGGCTCAGACCAGTGCCTATGACTGGTCCGGCTTTTATGCCGGCGTGAATCTTGGCTATGGCTGGTCGGAATATGAGCTGGGTGACGTTGCCGGCACAGTTGTGATCGACGATATCGACGGCGTCCTGGGCGGTGCTCAGGTTGGTTACAACCACGATTTCGGCGGCTTTGTGCTCGGCGCTGAAGCCGACTTCCAGTTTTCTGATCTGAGCCGCGAACTCGCAGTTGCCGGTATCGGTAGCTTCGATGTCGGTATCGAATCGTTCGGCACTGTTCGTGCTCGCGCCGGCGTAGCCGTTGACCGCTTCCTCCCTTACGTAACGGGCGGTGTTGCCTGGGCCAATGGTTCGGCAACTGTCGTCGACGCGCTTGCTGGCACCATCCTTGATGAAGACGAGACTTACGTCGGCTACGCCATTGGCGCCGGTCTTGAATACGCCGTCACCGACAACATCACCGTGAAGGGTGAATACCTGTACGCTGACTTCGGCAGCAAGGATTTTGCTGTTGTCGGCGGCACGCTCGATACCGACCTGACCGCCCACGTTGCGCGCGTTGGCCTGAACTACAAGTTCTAGGTTCAGACAGCTCTCCAAAGCAGTCACTGGCCCCGGCACCTCGTGTCGGGGCCTTTTTGTGTCTACGCAGTCAGTGGCCGCGGGGGACTTGCCGGACGGGTTCGTCCTGTACAACGTCAACGATTTGACTCGAGTCAAAGTGGGATTGCTGCTCGTCGGTCATCACGTGCGAAAACTGCACGCCGGCGAACTGGGCCTGGCGCCAAACGACGTGGCAGGGCTCCAGCGAGTGGTTGAACAGCAGGGTGAAGTCATCAGACAGGTCGATCGACTCACAGAGCTCGACCATGGCGCCTGAACGGGACAGATTGACCACCAGAACGTCCTGGCGCACCAGGCCGTCCTGCATTACGGCGGTGGCAGCAATGCGCAAGGCCTCGCGCTTGTGCTGACGTTTTTCGATCCAACTTTTCATGTGCCAAGAGCTAGGCCGCCAGCGCTAATGCAATCTGAATGAAATCGATAGGATTTTAACGTTTCTACGTAGTGGGGAGAACTCTCTCACGAGCCACCGCTTAGTCCTTGTGGGCCGGGAAAAAGCAGACGACCCCGGCCTTGTGCATGAGCCGGGGTCGATGGAGACTGTCTTTGGAGGTCGCAGGGGCAAACCTGCCAAAAGTTAACGCCGCGACGCGCTCTGGGTTCCCAAAAATGGTCAATCTATTCAGCGGCCGCCGGTAACACATCCGTGTGCCGCGCCTTGAGTCGATTGAGCTGGTGGGCGGCGTGGGAGAGCAGGGCGGTGCGTACCTGTTCGGTCGGTACATTTCCGACATCGGCCTTGACCTTGAGGTCGAGAGGGTAGCGAGAAACATTGCCGCGGAAGCTCTCCTCGACGATGACGCGGACAATGCCCGTCACCCGACCAGGAATGGCCTGGTGAGGGCCATAGTAGCGGACTTCGCAGCCCTTGATGTCAAAGCTCGCGCCATTGGAGGACATGTAGAGGCTCCCAACTGCCTTTATATTGTCGCAATTCGATAAAAGGCGATCGCAGAGCTGTCGGCAAGCGCGATTCTCAGCATATTTAATGCATCGTTAACGATTGTGCTCTTGCGAGGCGGTCAGAGAGCGGGGGCAATCTGGCGGCAGCCTGTTGCAATTGGCACGGACTTTCTCTAGATAGCCAACTTCCAGCCGTGCGGGAGTCCTGCGCGGCCTTTGGTTTTGCACCAAAAACTAGAGTAGATTCGCTGATGGCCCGTCCGAACCCGATCCAGTTCCTGCAGCAAGTCCGGCAGGAAACCGCCAAGGTTACCTGGCCGGGTCGGAACGAAGTCCTGATCTCCACGGTCATGGTCCTCGTGCTGGTTATCCTGGCGAGCCTGTTCTTCCTGGCTGCCGATCAGGTTATTTCCTGGCTCGTCGGTCTGATGCTTTCGATCCGCTAGTCGGGTCACAGATTTAATACGGGAGCGGCGACGCTTAATGGCCAAGCGCTGGTACATCGTTCAGGCATACAGCAACTTCGAGCGCAAGGTGGCGGAGGATATCCGTCAGAAGGTCGCACAGAAGAAGCTCGAGCATCTGTTTGAAGACGTGATTGTTCCGACCGAAAAGGTCGTCGAGATCCGTCGCGGCCGCAAGGTCGATGCCGAACGCAAGTTCTTCCCGGGCTATGTGTTGGTGAAGATG includes these proteins:
- a CDS encoding porin family protein, whose protein sequence is MNKFVLAAIAGVLSTSTAFSADLLILDQPAVTAQTSAYDWSGFYAGVNLGYGWSEYELGDVAGTVVIDDIDGVLGGAQVGYNHDFGGFVLGAEADFQFSDLSRELAVAGIGSFDVGIESFGTVRARAGVAVDRFLPYVTGGVAWANGSATVVDALAGTILDEDETYVGYAIGAGLEYAVTDNITVKGEYLYADFGSKDFAVVGGTLDTDLTAHVARVGLNYKF
- a CDS encoding PilZ domain-containing protein, which encodes MKSWIEKRQHKREALRIAATAVMQDGLVRQDVLVVNLSRSGAMVELCESIDLSDDFTLLFNHSLEPCHVVWRQAQFAGVQFSHVMTDEQQSHFDSSQIVDVVQDEPVRQVPRGH
- the secE gene encoding preprotein translocase subunit SecE; the protein is MMARPNPIQFLQQVRQETAKVTWPGRNEVLISTVMVLVLVILASLFFLAADQVISWLVGLMLSIR